The Ciona intestinalis chromosome 11, KH, whole genome shotgun sequence genome has a segment encoding these proteins:
- the LOC100184810 gene encoding F-actin-uncapping protein LRRC16A-like has translation MEGVEIITDDGGGVYDKEAEANKPRSRPVSGEDRPLSGESLNLSGTVKRGYKMSHIDQDAVSLSATLKRGMRNQGMLEAIPTGKTDSPGSPRGSKRFSFKSPKKSKKLSSKNDDTISIMSSAESHFNYPRGLRIEDVRGTPFDDTVSMIGGYIMDAGPFQQQDGIRDTIGRKNIVTLKKMVKLERGNVAVDPKVLVLTPYRFQILSTKAPFKMEADIHFLEIKALDSPTPERLIVTTDTGKIYFMQMIGTDDADHIIGRVALSLRTIFPNVALSRIIKASLEPLGRQKIIQSMLNQGDQSEPGPCGNFSEMYRCICDYLGAPVREEVEWDVDTIYLSQNCKEINTKDFDLPDTKDIIPIISVMIYSQWFDGLVVRNTKLSFEVLEFILKVTRNSHNLKELSLEGVGIKGEFAHRLSINMIENKECRIEVLDLSGNSIEDKGLVHLSGSLPVIKHGSFRHLSLARTGITGKSINVLCQALRSSQRIMTTLTHLNLSGNNIRPEEAEGLLNFLSTENQITDLDLSATEGAVELYLSAIAKGCTKYLENVSLGKNVFQTKKSKDTAIPPSVMHYFHKTTSLKNMDISHTKMPPEAIRYIMDGILANKTPGLRVALNLSSCELKSMGCHIIQSCVASLTNLVSLDLTDNMLDGDLLPLLGCMQQNRSITEFKIGRNFFGVKPKYMRQVMEGIVELMQEEDSVLQTFCIADSKLREHLHILLGCLGSNTSLTSIDISGNYMGDNGARVLSKSLQINSKLQVVKLDRNSLTSLGFHEVANAMEKNYTLRYMPYPVNDAVIAIKMHPERTQRSLARIQDLLLRNANATGGSNDQQFRLQQVVTNTAQQVLDRVAEKVDDTVNALEILVEDSASNDSVITAKKLVKDAKNSKQLLSDIYGIGMEKCSGDESPLVSKIRETAKNLNKIVEENITKTIESMMKTVEAQCPHIFMDIREELERSIETKCQLPKDSVKDYVMHTSGSVIVNQVSELNLSMATLMSDRIADRLLGALSQSNLTLTDQLNRHKQKENVGKRATEDVVQVDEDGALLPDMRRNRAASIAKRKQRPDVQSSLMTGGVSQISFSNLFLTLRLAHLPCFIDNTKQNGAPSIVIYIILFVKTRKRKGLKTKRQSAQGV, from the exons ATGGAAGGGGTTGAGATTATTACAGACGATGGCGGGGGGGTGTACGACAAGGAAGCGGAAGCTAACAAGCCAAG ATCTCGCCCAGTAAGTGGGGAGGACCGCCCGCTATCGGGGGAATCCCTCAATTTAAGCGGGACAGTTAAACGAGGTTACAAGATGTCCCACATCGATCAAGATGCTGTTAGTTTGAGCGCAACGTTAAAG AGAGGGATGCGGAACCAGGGCATGCTTGAAGCGATCCCCACCGGCAAGACTGACTCTCCTGGATCACCACGTGGTTCTAAAAGGTTCAGTTTCAAATCACCAAAGAAATCAAAGAAACTATCAAGCAAAAATGATGACACAATTAGCATTATGAGCTCGGCAG AGTCTCATTTCAACTACCCACGAGGATTACGAATAGAGGACGTACGGGGAACCCCCTTCGATGATACCGTGAGCATGATCGGAGGTTACATCATGGACGCTGGGCCTTTCCAACAGCAAG ATGGAATCCGAGACACAATTGGAAGAAAGAACATTGTGACGTTGAAGAAGATGGTTAAACTTGAACGTGGTAACGTCGCTGTGGATCCTAAAGTTCTG GTCCTTACACCCTATAGATTCCAAATCCTTTCAACCAAAGCTCCGTTCAAG ATGGAAGCTGACATTCACTTCTTGGAGATCAAAGCACTGGATAGCCCGACACCTGAACGG TTAATCGTCACCACGGACACAGGAAAGATATACTTCATGCAGATGATCGGGACGGATGATGCCGATCACATCATTGGGAGGGTGGCGTTGTCGCTTCGAACAATCTTCCCCAATGTCGCGCTTTC TCGGATCATCAAAGCATCGTTGGAACCACTGGGCCGGCAGAAGATCATCCAATCCATGCTCAACCAGGGTGACCAATCGGAACCCGGGCCGTGTGGAAACTTCTCCGAGATGTATCGTTGTATTTGTGACTACTTGGGGGCGCCAGTGAGGGAAGAGGTTGAATGG GATGTAGACACGATATATTTGTCGCAAAACTGCAAGGAAATTAACACCAAGGATTTTGACTTACCTGATACTAA AGACATCATTCCCATTATATCAGTGATGATTTACAGCCAGTGGTTTGATGGGTTGGTGGTCAGGAATACTAAACTG AGTTTCGAAGTGTTGGAGTTCATATTAAAAGTGACGCGGAACTCGCATAACTTGAAGGAGTTGTCGTTGGAGGGTGTTGGAATAAAAGG CGAGTTTGCGCACCGTCTTTCAATCAACATGATTGAGAATAAGGAATGTAGAATCGAGGTTTTGGATTTATCTGGGAATTCCATTGAAGACAAAGGGCTGGTACATCTGAGTGGTTCACTCCCTGTAATTAAACATGGAAGTTTCCGTCATCTTAGTCTTGCAAGAACAG GTATCACAGGCAAGTCAATCAACGTTTTATGCCAAGCTTTGCGTTCAAGTCAGCGGATTATGACAACGCTGACTCATCTTAACTTATCGGGGAATAATATTCGTCCTGAGGAAGCTGAG GGACTTCTCAATTTCTTATCGACCGAAAACCAGATCACTGACCTTGACCTTTCTGCCACCGAAGGCGCTGTTGAGctg TACCTCAGTGCGATAGCGAAAGGTtgcacaaaatatttggaaaacgTTTCGCTCGGAAAGAATGTTTTCCAAACAAA aaaGAGCAAAGACACGGCCATCCCACCCTCGGTCATGCAT TATTTCCACAAAACAACTTCATTGAAAAACATGGATATCTCCCACACAAAGATGCCACCCGAAGCTATTAG GTACATCATGGATGGGATACTTGCGAACAAAACACCCGGGTTACGAGTTGCGTTGAATCTATCAAGTTGTGAg TTGAAATCCATGGGTTGCCACATCATCCAATCTTGCGTGGCAAGTTTAACGAACCTCGTTTCCCTCGATCTAACCGACAATATGTTGGATGGTGACTTACTGCCTTTACTTGGTTGTATGCAG CAAAACCGTTCGATCACTGAGTTTAAGATTGGTCGTAATTTCTTTGGTGTGAAACCAAAGTATATGAGGCAAGTAATGGAGGGGATCGTTGAGTTGATGCAAGAAGAAGATTCC GTCCTACAAACGTTCTGCATCGCCGATTCCAAACTCCGAGAACATCTTCATATTTTACTCGGATGTCTTGGGAGCAACACCTCGCTCACAAGCATCGACATCAG TGGCAACTACATGGGGGACAACGGGGCACGAGTGTTGTCCAAATCCCTTCAAATCAACAGCAAACTACAAGTTGTTAAGTTAGATAGAAACAGTCTCACATCACTGGGTTTCCATGAGGTGGCAAATGCTATGGAAAA GAACTACACACTACGATACATGCCGTACCCCGTCAACGATGCCGTCATCGCCATCAAGATGCATCCGGAACGGACACAAAGATCTCTCGCTCGCATCCAGGATTTGTTGCTGAGGAACGCCAATGCCACCGGAGGCAGCAACGATCAGCAGTTCCGTCTTCAACAAGTTGTAACGAACACTGCTCAACAAGTGCTCGATAGAGTGGCAG AGAAAGTCGACGACACGGTAAACGCCCTTGAGATTTTGGTTGAAGATTCGGCTTCCAATGATTCCGTCATTACTGCTAAGAAACTTGTCAAGGATGCAAAGAATTCCAAACAG CTTTTATCAGATATCTATGGCATTGGGATGGAGAAGTGCTCGGGTGACGAGAGCCCTCTAGTGTCCAAGATCAGGGAAACTGCgaaaaacttgaataaaatCGTCGAAGAAAATATCACG aaaacaattGAAAGTATGATGAAAACAGTGGAAGCTCAATGTCCTCATATATTTATG GATATAAGGGAAGAGTTGGAAAGatcaattgaaacaaaatgtcaACTCCCCAAAGATTCGGTGAAGGATTACGTGATGCATACTTCAGGGAGTGTTATTGTTAACCAAGTCAG TGAATTAAACTTATCAATGGCAACCTTGATGTCGGACAGGATCGCCGATAGATTGTTGGGAGCTTTGTCGCAAAGTAATCTTACATTG ACGGATCAACTGAACAGACACAAACAGAAGGAGAATGTTGGGAAAAGAGCAACAGAGGATGTTGTTCAAGTTGACGAGGATGGTGCGTTGCTCCCCGATATGAGGAGGAACAGGGCTGCAAGCATCGCGAAGAGGAAACAACGACCTGATGTCCAGTCTTCCCTCATGACAGGTGGGGTATCACAAATATCTTTTTCTAACCTTTTTTTGACCTTACGTCTGGCACATTTGCCATGCTTTATAGACAACACCAAACAAAACGGAGCACCTAGCattgtaatttatataatactatttgttaaaacaagaaagAGAAAAGGATTAAAAACAAAGCGACAGTCG gcacaaggtgtatga
- the LOC113474679 gene encoding uncharacterized protein LOC113474679: MWQFVNRHRCKELNTRVLTIQPRYSYDTSYIETLEDVAASLGLKIYYQIVQGSFLEFSIGVTPNTTVNIAVRGFSTKESASDSGYPGIIWECNVKIPNAVPPTAPAPVIVSGNLPWMSFVILPIVVVIILTSATLYIRYRKKRKNRILTSRSLYDNAADWTNHRPLNTPKYSHYVVTASDCWTPLPTDCDTYSEDNGSPLNCDSHVFRYRHSLTTVTEESSLLGDGLSTTADTHYWSREKSAAKQPKPHVTRLSTPRTPRSKASRRNIWSRSSKVSDASSISLWWADDDDYDVIELQRNRTHHAQRRHRRVSPHTNVETQASGLQRIGTPAVVPRQHRGFHSTTKPQLRATTSSMNVLTK, translated from the exons ATGTGGCAATTCGTAAACAGGCACAGGTGTAAGGaactgaacacccgtgttttaaccatCCAACCTAGATACTCGTACGATACTTCATACATCGAGACGTTGGAGGACGTTGCGGCTTCTCTTGGTTTAAagatttattaccaaattgtTCAGGGAAGTTTCCTCGAGTTTTCTATCGGGGTAACTCCAAACACAACGGTGAATATCGCAGTAAGAGGATTCAGTACAAAAGAGAGCGCATCGGATTCAGGTTATCCTGGTATTATATGGGAGTGCAATGTGAAGATACCGAATGCag ttcCCCCCACCGCACCCGCCCCAGTTATAGTTTCGGGGAATCTACCGTGGATGTCATTCGTCATACTACCCATTGTTGTCGTCATAATACTAACATCCGCCACACTTTACATT AGATATCGaaagaagagaaaaaatagaatCCTTACGTCACGAAGTCTCTATGACAACGCTGCAGATTGGACGAATCATCGACCTTTAAATACGCCCAAGTACAGCCATTATGTCGTCACAGCTAGTGATTGTTGGACGCCTTTGCCCACCGATTGTGACACATACAGCGAGGACAATGGATCGCCACTCAACTGTGACAGTCACGTGTTTCGTTATAG GCATTCATTAACAACTGTGACGGAAGAATCGTCATTATTGGGCGATGGATTGTCCACGACAGCCGACACCCATTATTGGTCGAGGGAAAAAAGCGCTGCTAAGCAACCGAAACCCCACGTGACTCGCTTATCCACTCCCAGGACGCCACGTAGCAAAGCTTCTCGTCGCAATATTTGGTCaag ATCAAGCAAAGTATCCGATGCGTCCTCTATCTCACTCTGGTGGGCGGATGATgacgattatgacgtcatagagcTACAAAGGAATCGAACTCAC CATGCACAAAGACGGCATCGACGTGTTTCCCCGCACACCAATGTTGAAACACAAGCAAGTGGATTGCAACGTATAGGAACGCCCGCTGTGGTCCCGAGG CAACACAGGGGATTTCATTCCACAACCAAACCCCAACTTCGAGCTACCACCTCCTCTATGAATGTTTTGaccaaatga
- the LOC100179307 gene encoding uncharacterized protein LOC100179307: protein MTRQRCYLFLYLYLNLGGYFMSIEAISTAALLYLIQRHQTLTYQHRANQRSTPRPQWSTWEQWTLCSSSTTAGVRVRSRGCTLASCDRLPGMNFETQTCNMSNRPRAQRKTEYMDMCTNDGMMNTTLSCRLYMENPEMAQTIYQSSGCVFEMADASRNPSERSNIVFGRNPVTSSGEISLSQPHQDGMTTSNLETGRFNQGTGQIVGTQRSAPDINQSTQSTILSSFAIARYCSDICSGSLVPATGVAALGFSSARTVADVLFILSTNPLLKGNAVLLQMRYNACTQECATLGTRYGTTGLILAQQRQPNVAGLRVTFNIGEGTGLGRKKRDAEWEQRARSKRNERSETKEQKSRVKRQSSSRYWTPCYEQRRTTSDPRVLRLDGTLGELFFFENNQQKFIHTLCLGRSLGRRGLYSAAELVTHDITQQPAICRQGYLQRFGLMIFPDVNGTFSFRSGESFTVRLEPFLLESHCALSVPRVG, encoded by the exons ATGACGCGACAGAggtgttatttatttctttatttatatttgaatctTGGCGGTTATTTCATGTCAATTGAAGCAATATCCACAGCGG CTTTGTTATATCTTATACAACGACACCAAACCTTAACTTACCAACACCGAGCCAACCAACGATCCACACCAAGGCCACAATGGTCGACATGGGAACAATGGACGTTATGCTCAAGTTCTACAACCGCAGGGGTGCGGGTTCGAAGCCGGGGATGCACTCTTGCCAGCTGTGACAGATTACCCGGGATGAACTTTGAAACACAGACTTGCAACATGAGTA ACCGGCCACGCGCGCAGCGTAAGACGGAGTACATGGACATGTGCACTAACGACGGCATGATGAACACCACCCTGTCGTGCAGATTGTACATGGAAAATCCCGAGATGGCGCAAACTATTTACCAAAGCTCAGG ATGCGTGTTTGAGATGGCGGACGCGTCAAGGAATCCAAGCGAGCGATCCAACATCGTGTTTGGTCGCAACCCGGTCACTAGCAGCGGGGAAATAAGTTTAAGCCAGCCCCACCAGGATGGAATGACCACATCCAACCTAGAGACTGGGAGATTCAATCAGGGAACCGGGCAGATAGTTGGAACACAAAGAAGCGCCCCTGATATCAACCAAAGTACACAATCCACAATTCTGTCGTCCTTTGCTATAGCGAGATACTGTTCAG atatctGCAGTGGATCTCTGGTCCCGGCCACAGGAGTGGCAGCCCTCGGCTTCAGTTCTGCAAGAACAGTGGCGGACGTGTTGTTCATACTTTCAACGAATCCACTTTTAAAGGGAAATGCTGTCTTGTTGCAAATGAGATACAACGCATGTACGCAAGAATGCGC GACACTTGGCACTCGGTACGGGACTACCGGGTTAATACTTGCGCAGCAACGACAGCCCAACGTTGCGGGTTTGCGTGTTACGTTTAACATTGGTGAGGGCACGGGGCTTGGCAGGAAAAAACGAGATGCAGAGTGGGAGCAAAGAGCAAGAAGCAAGAGGAATGAGAGAAGCGAGACTAAGGAGCAAAAATCCCGAGTTAAAAGACAATCCTCATCAAGGTATTGGACCCCATGTTATGAACAGAGACGAACAACCAGCGATCCCCGTGTGTTGAGGTTGGATGGTACGCTTGGGGAATTATTCTTCTTCGAGAACAACCAACAG AAATTCATTCATACCTTGTGCCTTGGGAGGTCCCTTGGTAGGCGGGGTCTTTATTCTGCTGCTGAGTTGGTGACTCATGATATTACACAACAACCAGCCATTTGTAGGCAAGGCTATTTGCAAAGATTTGGTCTCATGATATTTCCTGACGTGAAC gggACATTCTCATTTCGTAGCGGCGAATCGTTTACCGTTCGATTGGAACCTTTCTTACTCGAATCCCACTGCGCGCTATCTGTGCCGCGGGTAGGGTGA